In Myxococcus stipitatus, the following are encoded in one genomic region:
- a CDS encoding vWA domain-containing protein, protein MNRTVLFLSLAGSLALAALVLGLPQVTQSRKEPPTEVAAPPRPPPPPPVQNTPGSLTMTSRLSHPYVPSGSSEVFATVDLTGAEVPGARRSPVNLALVIDRSGSMSGYKLAQAKQAARHLVGLLREEDRLAIVHYGSDVKSLPASSVTPAQRERMLQYVDGIWDDGGTNIGAGLSAGRYQLSTAQSDFKVNRLILMSDGQPTEGITDNDGLTRLVQELRASGVTVSSIGVGTDFNEDLMQGFAEYGGGAYGFLEDAGQLAALFQKDLQQASTSVARGVSLTFTLPPGTSLGEVLGYNAHQSGNQVTVALPDFSAGQLERVVVRLVTTGESVGQTVRVLDLKLAYTDLIRNVGAENTAALSAVVTDRAEEVLARQDKDATLYSVRARSAANLKKAAEALSEGRREEAALYIRQNQAMFDQASTVAGSAAVAPEKAAQQATLDEYESATSDEQMRSAVKRSKAKALRDFGRVGSTY, encoded by the coding sequence ATGAACCGAACGGTCCTCTTCCTCTCCCTGGCGGGAAGCCTCGCTCTCGCCGCCCTGGTGTTGGGGTTGCCTCAGGTGACCCAATCGAGGAAGGAGCCCCCCACCGAGGTCGCGGCTCCTCCTCGGCCCCCGCCCCCGCCTCCCGTCCAGAACACGCCCGGCTCGCTGACGATGACGAGCCGCCTGTCGCATCCGTATGTGCCCTCGGGCAGCTCGGAGGTGTTCGCCACGGTGGACCTGACGGGCGCGGAGGTCCCCGGGGCCAGGCGCAGCCCGGTGAACCTGGCGCTGGTCATCGACCGGTCCGGCTCCATGTCCGGCTACAAGCTGGCGCAGGCGAAGCAGGCCGCGCGGCACCTCGTGGGCCTGCTTCGTGAGGAGGACCGGCTGGCCATCGTCCACTACGGCTCGGACGTGAAGAGCCTGCCCGCGTCGAGCGTCACGCCCGCGCAGCGCGAGCGGATGCTCCAGTACGTGGATGGCATCTGGGATGACGGCGGCACCAACATTGGAGCGGGGTTGTCCGCGGGCCGCTACCAGCTCTCCACCGCGCAGAGCGACTTCAAGGTCAACCGGCTCATCCTCATGAGCGACGGACAGCCCACCGAGGGCATCACCGACAACGATGGCCTCACCCGGCTGGTGCAGGAGCTGCGGGCCTCGGGTGTCACGGTGAGCTCCATCGGCGTGGGCACCGACTTCAACGAGGACCTGATGCAGGGCTTCGCCGAGTACGGCGGCGGCGCGTATGGATTCCTCGAGGACGCGGGGCAGCTCGCCGCCCTCTTCCAGAAGGACCTGCAGCAGGCCTCCACCAGCGTGGCTCGGGGCGTGTCGCTCACCTTCACGCTGCCCCCGGGCACGTCGCTGGGCGAGGTGCTTGGCTACAACGCGCACCAGTCCGGCAACCAGGTCACGGTGGCGCTGCCGGACTTCTCCGCGGGCCAGCTCGAGCGCGTCGTCGTGCGGCTGGTGACGACGGGCGAGAGCGTGGGCCAGACGGTGCGGGTGCTGGACTTGAAGCTCGCGTACACGGACCTCATCCGCAACGTGGGCGCGGAGAACACCGCCGCGCTGTCCGCCGTGGTGACGGACCGCGCCGAGGAGGTGCTCGCCCGCCAGGACAAGGATGCGACGCTGTACTCGGTGCGGGCCCGCAGCGCGGCCAACCTCAAGAAGGCCGCCGAGGCCCTGAGCGAAGGACGCCGCGAGGAGGCCGCCCTCTACATCCGCCAGAACCAGGCCATGTTCGACCAGGCCAGCACCGTGGCGGGCTCCGCGGCCGTGGCTCCGGAGAAGGCCGCGCAGCAGGCCACCCTGGATGAGTACGAGAGCGCCACCAGCGACGAGCAGATGCGCTCCGCCGTCAAGCGCTCCAAGGCCAAGGCCCTGCGCGACTTCGGGCGCGTGGGCTCCACCTACTGA
- the purK gene encoding 5-(carboxyamino)imidazole ribonucleotide synthase, with the protein MSPRVVLPGGTIGILGGGQLGRMMALAARTLGFQVQSLDPDASCPSRSVVDRCITASFADTAAAEELAKGCDTVTLEIEKIPLPTLEAVARHTPMRPGASVLHIIQHRGRQKGWLARNGFPVGPWREAHSADELAQAIEALGGRCFVKSSEGGYDGRGQVEVKTAAEAPAAWRELGERSVVVEAALDLQSELSVLVARSPKGEMAVYPPAFNHHEERILAWSLLPGPLPPRVADRATELARGITEALQVEGLLVLELFLLRDGTVLVNELAPRPHNSFHSTEVACLTSQFEQAVRAACNLPLGSVEVVRPAAIVNLLGDLWLREGGPRFEDALALPGVRLHLYGKRDARKGRKMGHLSAVGTSPEDALARVKAAAAVLGV; encoded by the coding sequence ATGAGTCCTCGCGTCGTGTTGCCGGGTGGAACCATTGGCATCCTGGGCGGCGGCCAGTTGGGGCGCATGATGGCCTTGGCCGCGCGCACGCTGGGCTTCCAGGTGCAGTCGCTGGACCCGGATGCGTCGTGCCCCTCGCGCTCCGTCGTGGACCGCTGCATCACTGCGTCCTTCGCGGACACCGCCGCCGCGGAGGAGCTGGCGAAGGGCTGCGACACGGTGACGCTCGAAATCGAGAAGATCCCCCTGCCCACGCTCGAGGCCGTGGCCCGTCACACGCCCATGCGCCCGGGCGCCTCCGTGCTGCACATCATCCAGCACCGCGGCCGGCAGAAGGGCTGGCTCGCGCGCAACGGCTTCCCCGTGGGCCCGTGGCGCGAAGCCCACTCCGCCGATGAGCTGGCGCAGGCCATCGAAGCGCTCGGGGGCCGCTGCTTCGTGAAGTCCAGCGAGGGCGGCTACGACGGCCGCGGCCAGGTGGAGGTGAAGACCGCCGCCGAGGCCCCCGCCGCCTGGCGCGAATTGGGTGAGCGCTCCGTCGTGGTCGAAGCCGCGCTGGACCTCCAGTCGGAGCTGTCCGTGCTCGTGGCGCGCAGCCCCAAGGGTGAGATGGCGGTGTATCCCCCCGCCTTCAATCACCACGAAGAGCGCATCCTCGCGTGGTCGCTGCTCCCAGGTCCCCTCCCTCCCCGCGTCGCCGACCGCGCCACGGAGCTCGCGCGCGGCATCACCGAGGCACTCCAGGTGGAGGGCCTCCTGGTGTTGGAGCTGTTCCTGCTGCGCGACGGCACCGTGCTGGTGAACGAGTTGGCGCCCCGGCCCCACAACAGCTTCCACTCGACGGAGGTCGCCTGCCTCACCTCCCAGTTCGAGCAGGCCGTGCGCGCGGCGTGCAACCTGCCGCTGGGCTCGGTGGAGGTCGTGCGGCCCGCGGCCATCGTCAACCTCCTCGGCGACTTGTGGCTGCGCGAGGGAGGCCCTCGCTTCGAGGACGCCCTGGCGCTCCCCGGCGTGCGGCTGCATCTGTATGGCAAGCGCGACGCTCGCAAGGGCCGGAAGATGGGGCACTTGTCCGCCGTGGGCACCTCGCCCGAGGATGCCCTCGCACGCGTGAAGGCCGCGGCCGCCGTGCTCGGAGTCTGA
- a CDS encoding EAL domain-containing protein — protein MSSWFQPIVDLRDGEIIGYEVLSRGQGSLESPHELFTHARTSGYTWELERACWTSALRSISRFPEELRRAPFFFNVSPDVLSDPRFGDGSTLALLERHGLGPRHLVLEITEKAVIEDGALLQRLTRECSAQGFGLALDDFGAGHSGLVTLVHCLPRFIKLDQALVRDIHQHDYRQHLVKSLVAFASSVDAILIAEGVETWEEMTVLLRLGIRHAQGYLLARPSPSPGRPSESFETRRREAMRSLLLREHADDTTVGGLVIRRTTVEPSTSFDAVKKLFHDAPHVDHVVMLAGARPTSLVTRRSLASWALGQAPMELPLIVEDQMAVTALVELAMARAADAVYDPVVVTDAQGAFLGTVTMKQVLLRAGELAARLGTK, from the coding sequence GTGAGTTCCTGGTTTCAACCCATCGTGGATCTGCGCGACGGCGAAATCATCGGCTACGAGGTGTTGTCGCGCGGGCAAGGCTCACTCGAGTCACCGCATGAGCTGTTCACGCATGCGAGGACCTCCGGCTACACGTGGGAGTTGGAGCGCGCGTGTTGGACGTCCGCGCTGCGCAGCATCTCGCGATTCCCCGAGGAGCTGCGGCGCGCGCCGTTCTTCTTCAACGTGAGTCCAGATGTATTGAGCGACCCGCGCTTTGGAGATGGCTCCACGCTGGCGCTGCTGGAGCGGCATGGACTGGGGCCGCGGCACCTGGTGCTCGAAATCACCGAGAAGGCCGTCATCGAGGATGGCGCGCTGCTCCAGCGGTTGACGCGCGAGTGTTCTGCGCAGGGCTTCGGGCTCGCGTTGGATGACTTCGGCGCGGGGCACTCGGGGCTCGTGACGCTGGTGCATTGCCTGCCGCGCTTCATCAAGTTGGACCAGGCGCTGGTGCGAGACATCCACCAGCACGACTACCGGCAGCACCTGGTGAAGTCGCTGGTCGCGTTCGCCTCCAGCGTCGACGCCATCCTCATCGCCGAGGGCGTGGAGACGTGGGAGGAGATGACGGTGCTGCTGCGGCTGGGCATCCGTCATGCACAGGGCTATCTGCTCGCGCGGCCGAGCCCCTCGCCTGGGCGTCCCTCCGAATCATTCGAGACCCGGCGCCGCGAGGCCATGCGCTCCCTGCTCTTGCGCGAGCACGCGGACGACACCACGGTGGGAGGGCTCGTCATCCGGCGGACCACCGTGGAGCCCTCCACCTCGTTCGACGCGGTGAAGAAGCTCTTCCACGACGCGCCCCACGTGGACCACGTGGTGATGCTGGCTGGAGCACGCCCCACGTCGCTGGTGACGCGCCGGAGCCTCGCCTCGTGGGCCCTGGGCCAGGCGCCCATGGAGCTTCCGCTCATCGTCGAGGACCAGATGGCCGTCACGGCGCTCGTGGAGCTGGCCATGGCGCGCGCGGCCGATGCCGTCTACGACCCGGTGGTGGTCACCGACGCGCAGGGCGCGTTCCTGGGCACCGTCACGATGAAGCAGGTGCTGCTGCGCGCCGGCGAACTCGCGGCGCGCCTCGGGACGAAGTAG
- the plpQ gene encoding motility regulator PlpA, with protein sequence MSEQKPGPEHRQHGRAPIELKVDYKKLNSFFADYTKNISKGGTFIKTKKPLPIGTRFLFKLTVPHREAPFELLGEVVWSKADGDEPGMGIRFIYSSDAQRVEFETVVERLMSDSLGPELTEKLLNKPLHPQHP encoded by the coding sequence ATGTCCGAACAGAAGCCAGGTCCCGAGCACCGCCAGCACGGGCGCGCGCCCATCGAGCTGAAGGTCGACTACAAGAAGCTCAACTCGTTCTTCGCCGACTACACGAAGAACATCAGCAAGGGCGGCACCTTCATCAAGACGAAGAAGCCGCTGCCCATCGGCACGCGCTTCCTCTTCAAGCTGACGGTGCCCCACCGGGAGGCGCCCTTCGAGCTGTTGGGCGAGGTGGTCTGGTCGAAGGCCGACGGCGACGAGCCGGGCATGGGCATCCGCTTCATCTACAGCAGCGATGCGCAGCGCGTGGAGTTCGAGACGGTGGTGGAGCGGCTGATGTCCGACAGCCTGGGCCCCGAGCTCACCGAGAAGCTGCTCAACAAGCCGCTGCATCCCCAGCATCCATGA
- a CDS encoding DUF192 domain-containing protein has translation MMTPRRLALVALALLVGACQQDAEGRQATPPPAPVKPPVTDVTAKDYVSPPLPRAHVRLKDAFGGVHRVEVEVAATPQSRTRGLMWRTELAEGKGMLFLFPSQEMQGFWMRNTLIPLDMFFITSDLHVAGIVSRAVPKTLDSRSVGVPSQYVLEVPGGWAEKVGVRKGSPVEFEGVAGIQIVP, from the coding sequence ATGATGACTCCGCGTCGGCTCGCGCTCGTGGCTCTTGCGTTGCTCGTGGGCGCCTGCCAGCAGGACGCGGAGGGCCGACAAGCCACCCCGCCACCGGCCCCCGTGAAGCCTCCCGTCACCGACGTCACCGCGAAGGACTACGTGAGCCCGCCCTTGCCTCGTGCGCACGTGCGGCTCAAGGACGCGTTCGGCGGGGTGCACCGCGTGGAGGTGGAGGTGGCCGCCACGCCCCAGTCCCGCACGCGCGGCTTGATGTGGCGCACGGAGCTGGCGGAGGGCAAGGGCATGCTCTTCCTCTTCCCGTCGCAGGAGATGCAGGGCTTCTGGATGCGCAACACGCTCATCCCGCTGGACATGTTCTTCATCACCTCGGACCTGCACGTCGCCGGCATCGTGTCGCGCGCGGTGCCGAAGACACTCGACTCCCGCTCGGTGGGCGTGCCCAGTCAGTACGTGCTCGAGGTGCCCGGCGGATGGGCGGAGAAGGTGGGCGTGCGCAAGGGCAGCCCCGTCGAGTTCGAGGGCGTGGCGGGAATCCAGATCGTTCCCTGA
- the purE gene encoding 5-(carboxyamino)imidazole ribonucleotide mutase — translation MASGNTPWVGVIMGGKSDLEYLQPGIDVLKELGIPHEVRVVSAHRTPDWMMEYASTAESRGLSLIIAAAGGAAHLPGMVSSKTLLPVIGVPMPTTLLNGIDALLSIVQMPKGVPVGTQAIGKPGAANAALHAASILALKYPELRERLAAWRKARTDEVLAHRELS, via the coding sequence ATGGCGAGCGGCAACACCCCTTGGGTCGGGGTCATCATGGGCGGCAAGAGTGACCTCGAGTACCTGCAGCCGGGCATCGATGTGCTGAAGGAGCTGGGCATCCCGCACGAGGTGCGGGTGGTGTCCGCGCACCGCACGCCGGATTGGATGATGGAGTACGCCTCCACCGCGGAGTCTCGCGGCCTGTCGCTCATCATCGCGGCGGCCGGAGGCGCCGCGCACCTGCCGGGCATGGTGTCCAGCAAGACGCTGCTGCCCGTCATCGGCGTGCCCATGCCCACCACGCTGCTCAACGGCATCGACGCGCTCCTGTCCATCGTGCAGATGCCCAAGGGCGTGCCCGTGGGGACGCAGGCCATCGGCAAGCCGGGCGCCGCCAACGCCGCCCTTCATGCCGCGTCCATCCTCGCGCTCAAGTATCCGGAGCTGCGCGAGCGGCTGGCCGCCTGGCGCAAGGCGCGCACCGATGAGGTGCTCGCGCATCGGGAGCTGTCATGA
- a CDS encoding zinc-binding dehydrogenase, with product MRAPPVPVAMRALVLNAYDGRPESLEVQRRAVPRPTAGQVLVRMAASPINPADLQFVRGQYGIRNTLPAVPGFEGSGTVVASGGLAGQLLVGRRVACVAPVGGDGLWAEYAVVPLQQCIPLRSHISNEQGASLFVNPFTAWVLMERARVGAHAALAQTAAASSVGRMLGALARRRGIPMVHVVRRAEQVELLRGLGAEHVLSSDEPEFQERLRLMCHQLKVTLAFDAVAGRLTGQLLSALPEGGRVTVYGALSEQECRIDPGDVIFGGKTVDGFALSEWARRGFGREQLKALMGVPSLVGRELETPVRARLPLESAGEAVRIASADMTSGKVLFVPEQGAAT from the coding sequence ATGAGAGCCCCCCCTGTCCCCGTGGCGATGCGCGCGCTGGTCCTCAATGCCTATGACGGGCGCCCCGAGTCGCTCGAGGTGCAGCGCCGCGCGGTGCCGCGTCCCACGGCCGGACAGGTGTTGGTGCGCATGGCCGCATCCCCCATCAACCCGGCGGATCTCCAGTTCGTGCGAGGCCAGTACGGCATCCGCAACACGCTTCCGGCCGTGCCGGGCTTCGAGGGCAGCGGCACGGTGGTGGCGTCGGGTGGGCTCGCGGGGCAGCTGCTCGTGGGCCGCCGCGTGGCGTGTGTGGCGCCGGTGGGTGGGGACGGGCTGTGGGCGGAGTACGCGGTGGTGCCGTTGCAGCAGTGCATCCCGTTGCGTTCACACATCTCCAACGAGCAGGGCGCCAGCCTCTTCGTCAATCCCTTCACCGCGTGGGTGCTGATGGAGCGCGCCCGGGTGGGAGCGCACGCCGCGCTGGCGCAGACGGCCGCGGCGAGCAGCGTGGGCCGCATGCTGGGCGCGCTGGCGAGGCGCCGGGGCATCCCGATGGTGCACGTGGTGCGGCGCGCGGAGCAGGTGGAACTCTTGCGCGGGCTTGGCGCGGAGCACGTGCTGAGCAGCGACGAGCCCGAGTTCCAGGAGCGGCTGCGGCTGATGTGTCACCAGCTCAAGGTGACGCTGGCCTTCGACGCGGTGGCGGGTCGGCTGACGGGCCAGTTGCTCAGCGCGTTGCCGGAAGGGGGGCGGGTGACGGTGTACGGCGCGCTGTCGGAGCAGGAGTGCCGCATCGACCCGGGCGACGTCATCTTCGGGGGCAAGACGGTGGACGGGTTCGCGTTGTCGGAGTGGGCGCGCCGGGGCTTTGGCCGCGAGCAGCTCAAGGCGTTGATGGGGGTGCCGTCCCTGGTGGGGCGTGAGCTGGAGACCCCCGTGCGCGCGAGGTTGCCGCTGGAGTCCGCGGGCGAGGCGGTGCGCATCGCCTCTGCGGACATGACCTCCGGCAAGGTGCTCTTCGTGCCGGAGCAGGGCGCGGCGACCTGA
- a CDS encoding alkaline phosphatase PhoX, with protein MSSRLLRLATGAMLLGSSLSLTACDGDVGPSGPRGADGDDGAPGQPGTPGRDGTPGPTGPTGPGSQGQPGPGAVTRAPGVEAGTPLSSVIALTFRGDLGTGATNLAEYVKARVDQVVAGTLPTPFVFPLSPASTDSVRTVPGLYSTTVIKWMDPITFSKSGARFGSNVDYIAFFGDGWNTQGNAPQYQGSGAAGWMWINHEYISGSKPRVGTAPTGQHLDFARFLRNSGTLSNAVTDGTTWQDDALVTYNKEWKKQVGGTWIRVVQDPATGEWAVDRNAANLRYDATSATLAKVVGVTLSGVDHDDSGTALPPGVVAGTHNNCSGGQTPWGTIFTGEENVQGVYGDPEGGLWTGKNDWVANAPGMMPGAPLAPDFSPPVSGDMVSRDSSSSHLKDGYGFLTEVDPGQPADLWYGKDASKPGVGHRKMGVMGRAHWENAAFVVDANWKLLADQPIVIYGGDDRRGGRIFKFVSSRPYRAGMTKAETRALLDEGKVYAAHFAGLDNNTGDTLVGGVIPTDEKPGQGRWVELSLESADLAPNGEAWGQPTMTVGTALRDASYNAIGGFTDNDQVRKLLWTAANKVGVMELNRPEDLEWNPKDPSGSPLLYVAFTEHGDPTALDQQGRVATATRGQDGAWVAKARGATDNRASDRVGSIFGIREANTAAPGSSRTFTFFRVWKGESAAASAAPEFSAAKPDNLLIDRDGGVWFGTDGNFGVNKVADGVYYLNQNPAHRGNANFRRAFRVLSMPSDAEATGPTFSPDMKTLFVSVQHPGEDQFSVWP; from the coding sequence ATGTCTTCTCGACTGCTGCGGCTCGCGACCGGCGCGATGCTTCTGGGTAGCTCCTTGTCCCTCACCGCGTGCGACGGTGACGTGGGTCCCTCCGGTCCACGCGGCGCCGATGGCGACGACGGCGCGCCGGGACAGCCCGGAACGCCGGGCCGCGATGGAACGCCAGGTCCGACAGGTCCCACGGGGCCGGGCTCACAAGGACAGCCGGGGCCTGGCGCCGTGACGCGTGCTCCCGGCGTGGAGGCGGGCACGCCCCTGTCTTCCGTCATCGCGCTGACGTTCCGGGGGGACCTGGGCACCGGCGCGACGAACCTGGCGGAGTACGTGAAGGCGCGCGTGGACCAGGTCGTCGCCGGCACGTTGCCCACGCCCTTCGTCTTCCCGTTGTCTCCCGCGTCCACGGACTCGGTGCGCACGGTGCCGGGCCTGTATTCCACCACGGTCATCAAGTGGATGGACCCCATCACCTTCAGCAAGTCCGGCGCGCGCTTTGGCTCGAACGTGGACTACATCGCGTTCTTTGGTGACGGCTGGAACACGCAGGGCAACGCGCCGCAGTACCAGGGCAGCGGGGCGGCCGGGTGGATGTGGATCAACCATGAGTACATCTCGGGCTCGAAGCCTCGCGTCGGCACGGCGCCCACGGGTCAGCACCTGGACTTCGCCCGCTTCCTGCGCAACAGCGGCACGTTGTCCAACGCGGTGACGGATGGCACCACGTGGCAGGACGACGCGCTCGTCACCTACAACAAGGAATGGAAGAAGCAGGTGGGTGGCACCTGGATTCGCGTGGTGCAGGACCCGGCCACGGGGGAGTGGGCCGTGGACCGCAACGCGGCCAACCTGCGCTACGACGCCACCAGCGCGACGCTGGCGAAGGTGGTGGGCGTGACGTTGTCGGGCGTGGACCACGATGACTCGGGGACGGCGCTGCCTCCGGGCGTGGTGGCAGGAACGCACAACAACTGCTCGGGCGGCCAGACGCCGTGGGGCACCATCTTCACGGGGGAGGAGAACGTCCAGGGCGTCTACGGCGACCCGGAAGGGGGCTTGTGGACGGGCAAGAACGACTGGGTGGCCAACGCGCCCGGGATGATGCCGGGCGCGCCGCTCGCTCCGGACTTCTCGCCGCCGGTGTCCGGAGACATGGTCAGCCGGGACTCAAGCTCCTCGCACCTCAAGGATGGCTACGGCTTCCTCACCGAGGTGGACCCGGGCCAGCCCGCGGACCTCTGGTACGGCAAGGACGCGTCGAAGCCGGGCGTGGGTCATCGCAAGATGGGCGTCATGGGCCGCGCGCACTGGGAGAACGCGGCCTTCGTCGTGGATGCGAACTGGAAGCTGCTCGCCGACCAGCCCATCGTCATCTACGGCGGCGATGACCGCCGTGGTGGCCGCATCTTCAAGTTCGTCTCCAGCCGTCCCTACCGGGCGGGCATGACGAAGGCGGAGACGCGCGCGCTGCTCGACGAGGGCAAGGTCTACGCCGCGCACTTCGCGGGCCTGGACAACAACACGGGCGACACGCTCGTGGGGGGTGTCATCCCCACCGACGAGAAGCCGGGGCAGGGCCGCTGGGTGGAGTTGAGCCTGGAGAGCGCGGACCTGGCGCCCAATGGCGAGGCCTGGGGCCAGCCCACGATGACGGTGGGCACCGCGCTGCGCGACGCCAGCTACAACGCCATTGGCGGCTTCACGGACAACGACCAGGTCCGCAAGCTGCTGTGGACGGCGGCGAACAAGGTGGGCGTGATGGAGCTCAACCGTCCCGAGGACCTGGAGTGGAACCCGAAGGACCCGAGCGGCTCGCCGCTGCTGTATGTGGCCTTCACCGAGCACGGTGACCCGACGGCGCTGGACCAGCAGGGTCGCGTCGCCACGGCCACGCGTGGGCAGGATGGGGCGTGGGTGGCCAAGGCGCGTGGTGCCACGGACAACCGTGCGTCGGACCGCGTGGGCTCCATCTTCGGCATCCGCGAGGCGAACACCGCGGCGCCCGGGAGCTCCCGGACGTTCACCTTCTTCCGCGTGTGGAAGGGCGAGTCCGCGGCCGCCAGCGCGGCGCCCGAGTTCTCCGCCGCGAAGCCGGACAACCTGCTCATCGACCGCGATGGCGGCGTGTGGTTCGGGACGGACGGCAACTTCGGCGTCAACAAGGTGGCGGACGGCGTCTACTACCTGAACCAGAACCCGGCGCACCGGGGCAACGCGAACTTCCGCCGCGCCTTCCGAGTGCTGTCCATGCCGAGCGACGCGGAGGCCACCGGCCCCACGTTCAGCCCGGACATGAAGACGCTCTTCGTCAGCGTCCAGCACCCCGGCGAGGACCAGTTCAGCGTCTGGCCGTAG
- the ybaK gene encoding Cys-tRNA(Pro) deacylase, whose product MKTNAARLLDSLGVKYTLRDYEVDLEDQSAESVAAKVGMPAEQVFKTLVARGDRTGVLMAVVPGNAELDLKALARLSGDRKVDTVPLKELQPLTGYVRGGCTAIGGKKDYPVYVDETMELFDEVAVSAGIRGTQMVLAPADYLRVTKAKVGPISRDKT is encoded by the coding sequence ATGAAGACCAATGCCGCGCGGCTGCTTGACTCGTTGGGCGTGAAATACACGCTGCGCGACTACGAGGTCGACCTCGAGGACCAATCCGCGGAGTCCGTCGCCGCCAAGGTCGGCATGCCGGCCGAGCAGGTGTTCAAGACACTCGTCGCCCGGGGAGACCGCACGGGCGTGCTCATGGCGGTGGTGCCCGGCAACGCGGAGCTGGACCTCAAGGCGCTCGCGCGGCTGAGCGGAGACCGCAAGGTGGACACCGTTCCCCTCAAGGAACTCCAGCCGCTCACCGGCTACGTGCGCGGGGGCTGCACGGCCATTGGCGGCAAGAAGGACTATCCCGTCTACGTCGACGAGACGATGGAGCTGTTCGACGAGGTGGCCGTCTCCGCGGGCATCCGAGGCACGCAGATGGTGCTCGCGCCCGCCGACTACCTGCGGGTGACGAAGGCCAAGGTCGGCCCCATCTCTCGCGACAAGACCTGA
- a CDS encoding YybH family protein, whose amino-acid sequence MLIRFLAVCALSLLAACAPKRIPGTDIDDTSDTRAILAVMEKYRSAVEARDAQAIQALVSNDFHEDAGTPGEPEDDLTAANLGAYLETLFQQLQSPKVELDVRRIQVGQDVASAIYYWKVNWRMPSLNPRPQREAELEQMVFRREGNTWKIITGI is encoded by the coding sequence ATGCTCATCCGCTTCCTCGCTGTTTGCGCCCTGTCCCTGTTGGCCGCCTGCGCTCCGAAGCGCATCCCCGGCACCGACATCGACGACACCTCCGATACGCGCGCCATTTTGGCAGTGATGGAGAAGTATCGGTCTGCCGTTGAGGCACGCGACGCACAGGCCATCCAGGCCCTGGTGTCCAACGACTTCCATGAGGACGCGGGGACTCCCGGCGAGCCCGAGGACGACCTCACCGCGGCGAACCTGGGCGCGTACCTGGAGACGCTCTTCCAGCAGCTCCAGTCGCCCAAGGTGGAGCTGGACGTGCGCCGCATCCAGGTGGGCCAGGACGTGGCCTCGGCCATCTACTACTGGAAGGTGAACTGGCGCATGCCCAGCCTCAACCCCCGCCCCCAGCGGGAGGCGGAGCTGGAGCAGATGGTGTTCCGCCGGGAAGGGAACACCTGGAAGATCATCACCGGCATCTAG